Part of the Solwaraspora sp. WMMA2065 genome is shown below.
TGTTCAGGTACCAGAGATCATCAACGGGCATGTCAGGCCGCCTGATCCGCGAGCCAGGCCCGCACGTCCGCCGGGTCGTACCGCAGGTGACGGCCCACCCGTGACGCCCGTGGCCCGGTCCGCAGGTACCGCCACTGGTAGAGCGTCGACGGAGGAACCCGCAGGTACGTCGACACTTCCTGAACAGTCCAGAGAGGTTCAATGGTGGGGGTGGTCATTGCTTCCCTTCGCCGCCGTCGCCAGTTGCCGAAAGGTCGTGCCTCGTCTCCTGTGCCGCCCGGTCCTTCGCGGCGAGGAGTTGGGAGCGCCAGCGGGCGCGTTCGGAGATGGAGCGCAGCAGCCGATGCCCCAGCGGGGTGACGTCCGGGTCGTCGGGCCGGGCCAGCTCCCACGCGTGCCGGGACGAGGTCGCGCCGTCGGTGCCGGTCGGCTGGTCGACGCCGGCCAGGTCGGTCGTCGCGCCGAGCAGTGCCCGGACCCAGGCCCGTGCGTCGTGTTTGTGGTCGGTGAGGGTCTTGCCGGACCAGTCGCGGGAGATGAGGATGCGCCGGCCGCCGATGCCGAGGGTGGCGCGTTGGTGGACTTTGCCCCGGCAGCGTCCGGGCCGCAGCTTCGCGCTGGCGTTCTTCGGTTGGACGCCGTAGAGCAGCCAGTTCGCGCACCGGTCGGTGCAGGGGGTGACCTGCAACTGTCGCCAGAACCGTTCGAGGTGCGCGCGTTGCCGGCCGCTGGTGGTGGTGTGGCAGTCGGCGGCGTGTTTGGTGATGTACTTCGTGATGTAGCGGATGGTGCGTTCCGCATCCTGGGTGCCGGGCATGACGCCGCGTGCGTCGACCTGGCTGC
Proteins encoded:
- a CDS encoding helix-turn-helix domain-containing protein, giving the protein MTTPTIEPLWTVQEVSTYLRVPPSTLYQWRYLRTGPRASRVGRHLRYDPADVRAWLADQAA